From the genome of Lotus japonicus ecotype B-129 chromosome 6, LjGifu_v1.2, one region includes:
- the LOC130725137 gene encoding spermidine coumaroyl-CoA acyltransferase-like, with translation MAPAQKPLLKLEEKDVVLIKPSKSSPSSVLPLSTLDNRPDVNFLCQTVHVYRPTVHDSDSIDPAQVVKEALSKALIYYYPLAGRLVRHGDGKLRVLCDEEEYGVPFIEAVASCSLSSVDYLDGADTEFARHLVFDLPTEDEQGYQYPLVIKLTKFLCGGFTIGLGMSHSVVDGIGGFQFFRAVVELASGRSEPSVKPVWERHRLVGLKSITDEETLTRQPMNNASSAVSPFLPKDELIQVCFKVSGETLKRLKWSLEKESNDGSIVTSFESLGAYVWRSRTRALEQNNDGKTQFSFLVGARKHLLHESPLLEGYYGNAIVDAYVVLTVKELNKMSLSDIVKRIKEAKKAAFAADYVKNFMNTKESNPVVDFTLYGNGAIIFLTEWKHVGFSQDVDFGGNEAVNMVPAPSGLFGGPPSCIFAPPNKLDDPSMKGGVRIFTTLPVDAVAKFRKEMEAMNAI, from the coding sequence ATGGCGCCAGCTCAGAAACCACTTCTGAAGCTTGAAGAGAAAGATGTTGTACTCATCAAACCATCAAAATCATCTCCTTCCTCTGTTCTTCCTCTGTCCACTCTTGACAATAGACCTGATGTCAATTTCCTATGCCAAACTGTTCACGTATACCGACCAACAGTGCATGACTCTGATTCAATAGACCCTGCTCAAGTGGTCAAAGAAGCACTCTCAAAGGCTTTGATTTATTACTACCCTCTTGCAGGGAGGCTAGTAAGACATGGTGATGGAAAACTCAGAGTCCTTTGCGATGAAGAAGAATATGGTGTTCCATTCATAGAGGCAGTTGCTAGCTGCAGCCTTTCTTCTGTTGATTACTTGGATGGTGCTGACACTGAATTTGCAAGACACTTGGTGTTTGATCTTCCTACTGAGGATGAACAAGGTTACCAATACCCATTGGTGATCAAGTTGACCAAATTTCTTTGTGGAGGTTTCACAATTGGATTGGGAATGTCACATAGTGTTGTTGACGGCATCGGAGGATTTCAATTCTTCCGCGCGGTTGTTGAACTCGCGAGCGGAAGAAGCGAGCCCTCCGTGAAGCCTGTGTGGGAGAGACACAGACTGGTGGGATTAAAATCAATCACAGATGAAGAAACATTGACACGGCAACCCATGAATAACGCATCTTCGGCGGTTTCACCGTTTCTGCCAAAAGATGAACTCATTCAAGTCTGTTTTAAGGTGAGCGGTGAGACCTTAAAAAGACTCAAGTGGAGTTTGGAAAAGGAAAGTAATGATGGGAGTATCGTGACGAGTTTCGAATCACTTGGAGCCTACGTGTGGAGGTCGAGAACGAGAGCGTTGGAACAAAACAACGACGGTAAAACGCAGTTTTCTTTCCTTGTGGGAGCAAGAAAGCACTTGTTGCATGAGTCTCCTTTACTAGAAGGGTACTACGGGAACGCGATTGTGGATGCGTACGTAGTACTGACAGTAAAGGAGCTCAACAAAATGTCGCTCTCTGATATTGTGAAACGTATCAAAGAAGCTAAAAAAGCTGCTTTTGCTGCGGATTATGTTAAAAACTTTATGAACACTAAGGAGTCCAATCCAGTAGTGGATTTTACCCTGTATGGTAACGGTGCAATCATATTTCTAACTGAGTGGAAGCATGTGGGTTTCTCACAAGATGTAGATTTTGGAGGGAATGAAGCTGTGAATATGGTACCTGCCCCTAGCGGCTTGTTTGGCGGTCCGCCTTCGTGCATCTTCGCGCCTCCTAACAAATTGGATGATCCGTCAATGAAAGGAGGAGTTAGAATTTTCACCACGCTCCCAGTTGATGCTGTGGCAAAGTTCAGGAAGGAAATGGAAGCCATGAATGCGATCTGA